From Cervus elaphus chromosome 25, mCerEla1.1, whole genome shotgun sequence, one genomic window encodes:
- the CLPTM1L gene encoding cleft lip and palate transmembrane protein 1-like protein isoform X1: MWSGRSSFTSLVVGVFVVYVVHTCWVMYGIVYTRPCSGHGRCIQPYLAQRPKLQLSVYTTTRSNLGAENNVDLVLNVEDFDVESKFERTVNVSVPKKTRNNGTLYAYIFLHHAGILPWNDGKQVHLVSPLTTYMVPKPEEVNLLTGEPAAQQQIEAKKKPTSALDEPVSHWRPRLTLNVMVDNFVFDGASLPADVHRYMKMIQLGKTVHYLPILFIDQLSNRVKDLMVINRSSTELPLTVSYDKISLGRLRFWIHMQDAVYSLQQFGFSEKDADEVKGIFVDTNLYFLALTFFVAAFHLLFDFLAFKNDISFWKKKKSMIGMSTKAVLWRCFSTVVIFLFLLDEQTSLLVLVPAGIGAAIELWKVKKALKMTVVWRGLQPTFQFGTYSESEKKTEEYDTQAMRYLSYLLYPLCIGGAVYSLLNIKYKSWYSWLINSFVNGVYAFGFLFMLPQLFVNYKMKSVAHLPWKAFTYKAFNTFIDDVFAFIITMPTSHRLACFRDDVVFLVYLYQRWLYPVDKSRVNEFGESYEETPQRKPHAD; encoded by the exons ATGTGGAGCGGCCGGAGCTCCTTCACCAGCCTGGTCGTGGGCGTGTTCGTGGTGTATGTGGTGCACACCTGCTGGGTCATGTACGGCATCGTCTACACCCGCCCGTGCTCCGGCCACGGCCGCTGCATCCAGCCCTACCTGGCGCAGAGGCCCAAGCTGCAG CTCAGTGTCTACACCACCACGCGGTCCAACCTGGGCGCCGAGAACAACGTGGATCTGGTCTTGAACGTGGAGGACTTTGACGTGGAGTCCAAATTTGAAAG GACAGTCAACGTCTCTGTTCCCAAAAAAACGAGGAACAATGGCACGCTGTACGCCTACATCTTTCTCCACCATGCCGGCATCCTGCCCTGGAACGACGGGAAGCAGGTGCACCTGGTGAGCCCGCTGACCACCTACATGGTCCCCAAGCCGGAAGAGGTCAACCTGCTCACTGGGGAACCAGCGGCACAG CAGCAGATCGAGGCCAAGAAGAAGCCGACGAGTGCCCTGGACGAGCCCGTTTCTCACTGGAGGCCCAGACTGACCCTCAACGTGATGGTGGACAACTTCGTCTTTGACGGGGCCTCCCTGCCCGCGGACGTGCACCGCTACATGAAGAT GATCCAGCTGGGGAAGACGGTGCACTACCTGCCCATCCTGTTCATTGACCAGCTGAGCAACCGCGTCAAGGACCTCATG GTCATCAACCGCTCCAGCACCGAGCTGCCGCTCACCGTGTCCTACGACAAGATCTCGTTGGGGCGGCTGCGCTTCTGGATACACATGCAGGACGCTGTGTACTCACTGCAGCAGTTTG GGTTCTCAGAGAAGGATGCTGATGAAGTGAAGGGGATCTTTGTCGACACCAACTTGTATTTCTTGGCGCTGACCTTCTTCGTGGCTGCGTTCCAC CTGCTTTTTGATTTCCTGGCATTTAAAAACGACATCAGTTtctggaagaagaagaagagcatGATCGGCATGTCCACCAAAGCAG TGCTCTGGCGCTGCTTCAGCACCGTGGTCATCTTCCTGTTCCTGCTGGACGAGCAGACGAGCCTCCTGGTGCTGGTACCCGCGGGCATCGGAGCCGCCATCGAG CTGTGGAAAGTGAAAAAGGCCTTGAAGATGACCGTCGTTTGGAGAGGCCTGCAGCCCACGTTTCAG TTTGGCACTTACAGTGAATCTGAGAAGAAGACAGAGGAGTACGACACCCAG GCCATGAGGTACTTGTCTTACCTGCTCTACCCGCTCTGCATCGGGGGTGCCGTCTACTCGCTGCTCAACATCAAGTACAAGAG CTGGTATTCTTGGCTGATCAACAGCTTCGTCAACG GGGTCTACGCGTTCGGCTTCCTGTTCATGCTGCCCCAGCTCTTCGTGAACTACAAG ATGAAGTCAGTGGCACACCTGCCCTGGAAGGCCTTCACCTACAAG GCCTTCAACACCTTCATCGACGACGTGTTCGCCTTCATCATCACCATGCCGACCTCCCACCGGCTGGCCTGCTTCAGGGACGATGTGGTGTTTCTCGTGTACCTATACCAGCGGTG GCTTTATCCCGTGGATAAGAGTAGAGTGAACGAGTTTGGGGAGTCCTACGAGGAGACCCCCCAGCGGAAACCCCACGCAGACTGA
- the CLPTM1L gene encoding cleft lip and palate transmembrane protein 1-like protein isoform X2 produces the protein MWSGRSSFTSLVVGVFVVYVVHTCWVMYGIVYTRPCSGHGRCIQPYLAQRPKLQLSVYTTTRSNLGAENNVDLVLNVEDFDVESKFERTVNVSVPKKTRNNGTLYAYIFLHHAGILPWNDGKQVHLVSPLTTYMVPKPEEVNLLTGEPAAQQIEAKKKPTSALDEPVSHWRPRLTLNVMVDNFVFDGASLPADVHRYMKMIQLGKTVHYLPILFIDQLSNRVKDLMVINRSSTELPLTVSYDKISLGRLRFWIHMQDAVYSLQQFGFSEKDADEVKGIFVDTNLYFLALTFFVAAFHLLFDFLAFKNDISFWKKKKSMIGMSTKAVLWRCFSTVVIFLFLLDEQTSLLVLVPAGIGAAIELWKVKKALKMTVVWRGLQPTFQFGTYSESEKKTEEYDTQAMRYLSYLLYPLCIGGAVYSLLNIKYKSWYSWLINSFVNGVYAFGFLFMLPQLFVNYKMKSVAHLPWKAFTYKAFNTFIDDVFAFIITMPTSHRLACFRDDVVFLVYLYQRWLYPVDKSRVNEFGESYEETPQRKPHAD, from the exons ATGTGGAGCGGCCGGAGCTCCTTCACCAGCCTGGTCGTGGGCGTGTTCGTGGTGTATGTGGTGCACACCTGCTGGGTCATGTACGGCATCGTCTACACCCGCCCGTGCTCCGGCCACGGCCGCTGCATCCAGCCCTACCTGGCGCAGAGGCCCAAGCTGCAG CTCAGTGTCTACACCACCACGCGGTCCAACCTGGGCGCCGAGAACAACGTGGATCTGGTCTTGAACGTGGAGGACTTTGACGTGGAGTCCAAATTTGAAAG GACAGTCAACGTCTCTGTTCCCAAAAAAACGAGGAACAATGGCACGCTGTACGCCTACATCTTTCTCCACCATGCCGGCATCCTGCCCTGGAACGACGGGAAGCAGGTGCACCTGGTGAGCCCGCTGACCACCTACATGGTCCCCAAGCCGGAAGAGGTCAACCTGCTCACTGGGGAACCAGCGGCACAG CAGATCGAGGCCAAGAAGAAGCCGACGAGTGCCCTGGACGAGCCCGTTTCTCACTGGAGGCCCAGACTGACCCTCAACGTGATGGTGGACAACTTCGTCTTTGACGGGGCCTCCCTGCCCGCGGACGTGCACCGCTACATGAAGAT GATCCAGCTGGGGAAGACGGTGCACTACCTGCCCATCCTGTTCATTGACCAGCTGAGCAACCGCGTCAAGGACCTCATG GTCATCAACCGCTCCAGCACCGAGCTGCCGCTCACCGTGTCCTACGACAAGATCTCGTTGGGGCGGCTGCGCTTCTGGATACACATGCAGGACGCTGTGTACTCACTGCAGCAGTTTG GGTTCTCAGAGAAGGATGCTGATGAAGTGAAGGGGATCTTTGTCGACACCAACTTGTATTTCTTGGCGCTGACCTTCTTCGTGGCTGCGTTCCAC CTGCTTTTTGATTTCCTGGCATTTAAAAACGACATCAGTTtctggaagaagaagaagagcatGATCGGCATGTCCACCAAAGCAG TGCTCTGGCGCTGCTTCAGCACCGTGGTCATCTTCCTGTTCCTGCTGGACGAGCAGACGAGCCTCCTGGTGCTGGTACCCGCGGGCATCGGAGCCGCCATCGAG CTGTGGAAAGTGAAAAAGGCCTTGAAGATGACCGTCGTTTGGAGAGGCCTGCAGCCCACGTTTCAG TTTGGCACTTACAGTGAATCTGAGAAGAAGACAGAGGAGTACGACACCCAG GCCATGAGGTACTTGTCTTACCTGCTCTACCCGCTCTGCATCGGGGGTGCCGTCTACTCGCTGCTCAACATCAAGTACAAGAG CTGGTATTCTTGGCTGATCAACAGCTTCGTCAACG GGGTCTACGCGTTCGGCTTCCTGTTCATGCTGCCCCAGCTCTTCGTGAACTACAAG ATGAAGTCAGTGGCACACCTGCCCTGGAAGGCCTTCACCTACAAG GCCTTCAACACCTTCATCGACGACGTGTTCGCCTTCATCATCACCATGCCGACCTCCCACCGGCTGGCCTGCTTCAGGGACGATGTGGTGTTTCTCGTGTACCTATACCAGCGGTG GCTTTATCCCGTGGATAAGAGTAGAGTGAACGAGTTTGGGGAGTCCTACGAGGAGACCCCCCAGCGGAAACCCCACGCAGACTGA